The stretch of DNA GGGCGTGTAGGCTCGAGGGTGCTTCCCTAATGCCTGATGGTAGGgccgaaatcactaattaaggagtactcgttgcaaagaatACTCTACTTTCCcagcgcgccacttgtcgcaacttGAGAATGTTCCCTTTTTCGTAGATCCGTCTATttaaaacgttttatctcttaaaccgtgcgtccaaatctcgaaccgttttcaccattggattcctcgcattgagatcttcaaaactagatcacatgttgatagattttgacgaacctttttttcacgaaaaaaccggacgaaaaaaaccaggcgaaaaaaccgaaccgggagcacggttttttttcctttccgaaagaggcatgtccgtgcctctcgcgaaatcacaaccgtgcctctcgtggaagcaaaatcgtgactcttgtggaaggaaaaaacagaaaacgtgtttttttttcgtttccgagaggcacggccgtgactctcgcgaaggcacaaccatgcctctcgtgaaagcaaaaccataactctcgcgaaagaaaaaaaacagaaaacacgtattttttccctttcctagaggcacggccgtgactttcctagagcgcgccaagtggcgctaatcgttgcgaggctcccgaaggagcgctcgttaactagttgctccctgGTAGGGCGATAGGTACGCAAATTTACACACACCGATTCAACGAACTCCCTCACGGCCTTATGTTTACTTGGATTTTTTTTTTCGAGCATAACTTCTATCTATTCATCAATTGTCAAGGTAGTACAAAGAACACCAGAAGTAAAAAATACATCTAGGTCCGTAGACCATATAGCAACGACTACTACCACTAGAGTGAGCCGAAGGCACGCTACCATATTGGCCCCTCCCTCATCGGAGTTgggcaaaccttgttgtagtagacaatGAGAAAGTCATCATGCTAAGACCCCCATAGGATGAGCGTACTAGAATAGCAACCGCTGCCGATGAAGAGAAGCGTAAATCAGAAGGACCCAACCTATAGACACACGAACACAGACGAAAGAAGACATGATCGAGATCCGCCGAAGTCAAATCTTCACACGCCCTACGACAATGCTAGAAACACCACCGAGACAGGGACTAGATggggagaaccttattccatctCGAGAGAGACGCCGTCAGCTCGCCTCTCTGAGTAGAGCACAAATCCTAACAAAACTTAAAAGAGCATAAAAATACAGAGGCCTCCCACCAGCAAGGGCCAGGATCCACCGTGCCTCCACGTCCATAAGACCACAGCAGACGAGGTAGACCGGCAGTAACACGGACGGGAGGTAGACCGGCAGCAACACTGACGGGAGGCACGAGAAACCCTAGCCAAAGAgtccttagagcatctccagccgcgcccccaacaggccctccCCGAGCGATTTTTCTGCGTTGGCGCCCAAAAATCGGCCTAGTCGCGTCCCGAGGAGTCCGTTTTTCGCCGGTTTGGGACGACACTGGCGCcagcggacccaggccgaacccggcgcgctgggggcgcCTGGGGGCGCTGCGGCGAGCGATTTTGGCGCAAAAGAGCCGCGGGCCCGCTGAGTCAGCGACGCGCGCCTTGTCTTCCCTCAGGACGCCTCGgtttcccgcggggaatcaatggcaaggctgccgccggcagccttgccattgattcctcacgggcggcgctgCGACGCCTCTCCTCCCTCCACGAAGACACACGGCGCGAGCTATAAAACCGGCGCCTCCCCTCGCCTCTAGCCACACCAGCCCGAGCCCAAACCAGCCACCGAGCTCTGCCTCTCTCCCCGTCCGCCGCCGTCCCTCCCCTTCGCTCTCTCCCCAAGCCCACAGCGATGGCCGAACGCTTCCCCGGCGACgcggcggcggccaacggcttcggccgccgctcgATCTACGAGTGGGAGGCCTACCTCTTCTTCGAGGCcaacatcccggcgccgccggacatgcgcaCCGGGCCGACGCGGTGGAGGCTCAGCAACGGAGGCGTCCCCATCCCCTCGATGCCTGACGTCGACGCACGCCCCGCCATCTTCGCCGCCGAGGTCGACCGCGTGCGGGCGTCCCTGACGGAGGAGCAGCACaccctcccccagtacgccgccgacaaccacaCATCGTGGGCGGCGTACTTACAGCGCCAGCAGGCGCAGTGGCTGGCGTCCATCAACGGGACGCCGGTGGTGGGGGGCACGAAGAACAGTGAGGGGCGCCGCCTATGGTGGGCGCCCCCGGCCGCACCCTCCACGAGGTACTCCAATACCTGGAGGACGGCAATGACCTGCCGCTGGCGTACCCTACCGTGgcggctgcccccccccccccccccccccccccccccgccggaGCGCCGGGCAATGGATACCCAGAAGGTTCGGCTCCTCCTCGTCTTGCTCCTCTCAGTCCTCCTCCCATTCCTCCGGCTCGCCGGCGCTGCTCGGCGTTAAGGCCGAGCCCGCAGCGGAGACGCCGCTCAGCCGGCGCACccgcagcgccggcatcgtcatcaacaaGGGCGGCAGGCGCGCCCCCTCCGCATTacgtcaagccaaagacggagccgggcCTCGCCGCCATGAAGACGAAGCCGGGGCTCCCCGTCATGAAGGCGGAGCCCGGGCTCGCCAGCGGCGTGAAGGAGGAGCTCGACGACGCAGCGGCCCTGAAGTGGGCGCGTGAAGACTAGGCACACACGGAGCTGGAACGCCAGCGCCTCGCCTACGAGCGGTTTGAAGCTCGGCGCTGTGGCCGGGACGAGGCAGGCGTCGTCATCCTCGACGACGGCGACGACGATGCGCCGCCACCACCGGTCTGCCAGGGCGATGCCGGGCAGGGGTCCAACAGGGGCAGCCGCGTCAAGAAGGAGAAGGCCACCGACGACGTTGGCAACTTCGCCGCGCTCAGTGACTTCTTCGCCCCTTAGTTCGGTTTTTTAAACTTATGTAAACGTCAAACATGTCGAATATATGTCAAGTTTGTCGAACTTTAGCCAAACGTTTTGTCCAATTTGCCGAACTTTGTCCAAttcttttttttaataaaaaacCGCGTCTGGGGACGACCCGGCTGGGAACCCATTCACCCCCATGCCGATTTTAGCGCCGGCTCGTCCCTAGGCAGCGATTTTACACGCCCCCTGGGGGCCAACGGCTGCTCTTAGGTTTAGCTGGATTATTCAGACCCTGAACATTCCAAAACAGCCCCTCCGGGTTGTGGTTCCATACACACAGGTAGGACACGGACCACCTGACAACAATGGTCTCACGACCTCCATATTTGTCTCGGCCAACCCTCGCGCGGCCGCAAGGACTTGCCGAGCAACGAGACAAACCTTGACATGTTGCTCCTTCGGCGGCGGCGTGCCAAAAAGTTCCTTGAGCTCAATCACTTTAGGCACATAGCACTTACATTAATTTCTGGTAAAAAAACAAGGTTTATTTTTCTTTCCCACACCAATCACCCAGCCTCTGCACCTCTGACATTACAATCTTGGGAGTGGGAAACCACAgtaaaatccaatgaaaccagGGATGCCATCATCGCCACTCAAACAACACCATCAACATGTAATTTAAGCACCCCCGTGATACGTGTGAAACAAACCCAGTACAGAGGTTTGACTGGAGCTAACTCGTGTAAGAAAGCAAGGCCTGGGAGCAGCCCGGCAGGAGGCGGTGCCGCACGCCAGCCAGCGACAGCAGTTCTCGGACAGCCAGCCAGTCCTCAGTCCTCACCCCAGGCATCATCGCGCGCAGCTTGTCGGGCGGTGATCCGGCTCCTCCTCGCCTCCTCCTGCTCCTTCCGCTCACCTGCATCGATGGTCGTGAACTGCTTTAGCCCCATCCCGTGGGCGATCAGCCTCTGCGCCGTTCTCGCGGATGTCTTTGGTCTTGGTGTCGGTGGTTCTAGGTCTGCAGTTCAACATGAAAAGCAACATAAGATGGAAGTAAGGAGGTATGCACTACACACGATCCCTAGGGAGAAGAAGATTAAACTGAAAAGGATTAGCACAAGGAACAAGCTGTTACCTGTACCGTCGATTTTTGCCAAGAGATCGTCATTATCCTTTAGTGACCGTACTTTGTATCTTGGAGGCACGCAAGCTTGTGCCTCCTTAGCTACAGTCGTACATGACAACAGGCCAACATGTCAATAGGCCAGAATAGAATCAATAAAGCCAGAAAACAGAAGTGCAGAGGCCTTGCAAGTTCATATCATCAGCATGAAGTTCAAGTTTCAGCAGGATGGGAAAAAAGGTTGAACAAGCATGAAAGTATAAGCTTCAACAATGAACCGAGACTAACAGTAAATTATGCATTCTGCTTTCTACTAAATCATGAATTCTGCTCCCTACCAAATTATGCATTCTGCTCTGTAGTTCGGACTTCAGAAATACCATGTTCTGTATGCACACATATCAACATTACACATACATCATGATTTAAATGGTGGAACACAACCTAATTGGGATAAGGGAACTGTGTCAATTTGTACTTTTTCTCTTTAATCATGTTTTGTACATTGTATCTTGGAGGCACAGAAACCTGTGGCTCATTAGCTACAGTACAATAAGTCAGAATGAAGCAATCAGAATGCATCGATTAAAGCCAGAAAACGTAAGTAATAAAAAGCTTGCAAGTTCATATGATCAGCACAAAAATCTAAGGTTCAAAAGACTGAAGGAACACTGAACCAGCACGACAGTGAATAGCTTGAGCAATAAACCAAAGACTAATAGTCAATTATGCACTTGCTGTCTAGGTTGGACTTCATAACTGTCATGTTTTGACTGAGCGCACATATCAAAATTACACACATATCATGAAACAAATAAAGTCCCGCACAGCCGAGTTGGAAGAAGGGGATTGTAATGGTTTCCTCTAATAATTTAGCCATGGATTTACGGTGAGCTATCATAACAGTTTGGCCAAAAATCTGGAGAACCGCCCTTCTGCAGGAAATAATTGTGaaaatgaaaataatgcttgTCCAATGCACCATATTTGACATCAGAGCTTTGCTTCCACAGGTGGAGTCGTGTACTTGTACATTTCGATAATAAAAAAGTCTAGGTTACACAAGAATGTGGCAACAGTTTCTAGATCAAGGTATACAAAGAAAGATACAGAAAGACTACTCCAAGTAAGTGTAACAACCAAATTACCAGATGATGGGGTCCGGAAAACTGCAAGTGCAACAGAATCATTGACCCAGCGGATGGCAACTCCATGGTCTCCAAACTTCTCAAAGATCCTTTCCAAATCTGTTGTGCGTGTGCTAGGTGCGAAGTCATAAAGAACAAGGGCGTGCCTTGTCCCAAATCGTTTTGCAGCTGCAAAACCAAACACAGAGCAAGAGTTTAGTTTACCCACGATGAGCAAGCTAACTAGACAGAGAAGATTAGTCATCCTGAATAAATTACCATCCTTGTTATCCTTCTCATCCGCATGATCCTTTGATCCACCATGAGCTGGATCAGACCCTTTGTCATCCAGATCCCTCTCTGAACCGCACTGGTCGCTGTACAGAACACTCTTATCATAAAGAAAGGAACCCCTTCCCCTCCTCTTGGTCCCTGAAGATGAAGTGCTACTTTTCTCTGAAGAACTACAAGGTGTTGTCACCCTCGCCTCTTGCACGAGGGGGCGCACCGGTGTCTCGTCGCCACGGTCCGCAATAGCCTCCCAATCTGCATATGCGTCAGAGGAAGAATGTTAAAGTCTCAGTTTTTCCGAGCTGTTTCCAGCTTAAGCACAGAGACAGAGGCTACTAGAATAATACCATCATCTTCATCTTCGTCCTTCCCGTCGATGCTAGCTGAGGCTTTCGAGTCCTTAGATCCCGTAGCAGCCTCTGGCGATGCAGAATTCTCCGCCGTCGCATGATCCCTTCAATGTACATTATCAGAAGCAGAGCAGGAGTTAGTCAGGTGGCCCAAGCAGGGAGCAACTGCAGCTGAATTTGTTCAGATCGTGTGCCACATTTGCGTGATTCGTGCTCTGACATCTACGAGATCCTGAGCTAGAAGCTAGAATTTACAGAGAAAACATCACAATTTTTGCAAATTGGCAAGTCCAGGTCGAGCAGGCCAAGATTCGGTTCAGAAGCAAGAACAGAGCTTGGGAGAGGAGGAGGAACAAACCCTAGGGACTGGGGCTGGGGGGCTTCTTTCTCGGCGCGGAGGCGGAGGACGATGGCGCGGGAGCGGATGGCGTCGGCCTGGAGGGTGTTGCCGCGGGAGGCGTGGAGGCCGGCGAGGTCGCCGAGCGCCGTGGCGAGGCGGAGATCGGCGCCCGGCGGAGGCGAGGGGGCGGCGGTGGAGAGGCTGGAGACGACGGACTCGAGGAGGGAGATGGCCCCGTCGACGTCGCCGGCGTCCACCAGGTCGTCCACCTCCTCCGTCCAGCGGtggccgccggccgccgccgccgcgtccatCGGTGGGGTAGGCGGGGCTGGACTCTCGCGTGGACTGTAGACAGGTGGGAGACGCTAGTGGTAGGCAACTCAGGCAGTCGGGGGCCTGAAGTGTGGGCCCCGCACACAGGTGTGTGTGTCTTATGCTACAAAATTCATGTCACAGCTCATTTTGTGCTGCTTATGCTTTGCTTTTGCTTTTGTTTTTTTTTAGCATCaatacagacacaagcgctcatatacacgcgcatacccTCACCCCTATAAACGCATACAcacacaccctacccctatgagcacctccgatagactgagccggcatatcatcttgagatttacgaagtcatcgtaggcgcctcgtcgtcgacgggaacgtttcctcccactgaaagcgcatcgccggaaatcctgaaataaatccaggaataatgcgagcaccaggatttgaaccctgatgggttggggataccactgtccacctaaccaactcaaccacaggttgattcgcgCTTTTGCTTTTGTTTTTGAGGTGTGCCTATGCTTTGCTAAAGTTGCTGAATCAATTTCTCATAATTGGACCATTCTCTACTCTAAAACTTTTTTTTACCGATACCCTTCTCTAAAACTTGTTATTATTCAAACAAACTAAAAGAGTAAATTACACCGGTAGCACTCGACACGTATGTACACTTTCATCCAACGATTGGTTGACAAGGAAAAGATGCACACTTGTCTTGCGCGATCGCTCTGGCCGAAAGCCGGTCTTGCTGGGCTAaagttgaaggaaatatgtcctaaagacaataataaagttgttatttatatttccttatatcatcataaatgtttattattcatactagaattgtattaaccggaaacttactacatatgtgaatacatagacaaaactgaGTGTCCCTACTATGCCTTTCCTTGACTAGcacgttaatcaaagatggttaagtttccttgccatagacatgtgttgtcatttgatgaacgggatcacatcattagagaatgatgtgatggacaagacccatccgttagcttagcataatgatcgtttagtttttctgctattgctttcttcatgacttatacatgttcctcagactatgagattatgcaactcccgaatatcggagcaacactttgtgtgctatcaaacgtcacaacgtaactgggtgattataaagatgctctataggtgtctccgatggtgtttgttgagttggaatagatcgagattacgatttgtcactccgtgtatcagagaggtatcttcgggtcctctcggtaatgcacatcactatgagccttgcaagcaatgtgtctaatgagttagccacgggatgatgcattacggaacgagtaaagagacttatcggtgacgagattgaactaggtatgatgataccgacgatcgaatctcgggcaagtaacataccgatgacaacgggaacaatgtatgttgttatgcggtttgaccgataaagatcttcgtagaatatgtaggagccaatatgagcatccaggttccgctattggttattgaccagagatctgtctcgatcatgtctacatagttctcgaacccgtagggtccgcacgcttaacgttcgatgacgatttgtattatgagttatgtgatttgatgaccgaagtttgttcggagttccggatgagatcacggacatgacaaggagtctcgaaatggttgagacataaagattgatatattggacgatgttattcagacaccggatgagttccgagaggtaccaaataattatcggagtgccagagggttatcggaacccccccccccccgagggaactaatgggcctcaatgggccttagtgggaagagAGGGAGGGACAAGAGGGGCTGCCCTCCCCccttgggtccgaattggactaggggaagggggtggcgccccctttccttgCCTCCCCCCTCTTCCTTAGGTGGaaacctactaggacttggagtcctagtaggattcccctctcctggcgcgcccttggagggccggccggcctcccctcccttcctttatatacgggggcaggggcaccctagaacacataAGATCAAttatcttagccgtgtgcggtgcccccctccacagttacacaccttggtcatatcattgtagtgcttaggcgaagccctgcgccggtaacttcatcatcattgtcgccacgctgtcgtgctgacggaactctccctcggcctcagctggatcaagagtatgaggacgtcaccgagctgaacgtgtgctggtcgcggaggtgccatacgttcggtacttggatcggttggatcgcgaagaagttagactacatcaaccgcgttactaaacgcttccgctttttggtctacgagggtacgtagacacgctctcccctctcgttgctatgcatctcctagatagatcttgcgtgatcgtaggtaaattttttgatatactgcgttccccaacagtggcatccgagccaggtatatgggtagatgttatatgcatgagtagaacacaaagagttgtgtgcgataatagtcatactgcttaccagcaacgtcttactttgattcggcggtattgttggatgaagcggcccggaccgacattacatgaccgcattcatgagactggttctaccgacgtgctttgcacataggtggctggcgggtgtctgtttctccaactttagttgaatcgagtttgactacgcccgatccttgttgaaggttaaaacaacacacttgaaaaaaaatgttgtggttttgatgcgtaggtaagaacggttcttgctagaagcccgtagcagccacgtaaaacttgcaacaacaaagtagaggacgtctaacttgtttttgcagggcatgttgtgatgtgatatggtcaagacatgatgtgatataatttgtcgtatgagatgatcatgttttgttaaagttatcggcaactgacaggagccttatggttgtctctttattgcataagatgcaagcgctatataattgctttactttatcgctatgtgatagcaatagttgcaaaagcaatagttggcgagacgaccatgtggcGACACGTTTATAGACATCAAGAAGATGGacatcatggtgtcatgccagtgacgatggagatcatgacagtactttggagatagagatcaaaggcacaagatgatgatggccatatcatgtcacatattttgattgcatgtgatgtttatcttttatgcatcttattttgctttgtacgacggtagcattataagatgatccctcactaaatttcaaggtataagtgttctccctgagtatgcaccgttgtgatagtttgtcgtgccgagacaccatgtgatgatcgggtgtgataagctctacgttcacatacaacgggtgcaagccagttttgcacacgcgaaatactcgggttaaacttgacgagcctagcatatgcagatatggcctcggaacactaagaccaaaaggtcgaacgtgaatcatatagtagatatgatcaacatagtgatgttcaccattgaaaactactccatctcacgtgatgatcagacatggtttagttgatatggatcacgtgatcatttagatgactagagggatgtctatctaagtgggagttcttaagtaatatgattaattaaactttaatttatcatgaacttagtcttgatagtatttgcaaattatgttgtagatcaatagctcgcgttatagCTCCCCGTTTtatttttttgatatgttcctagagaaaaataagttgaaagatgatagtagcaacgATGCGGACTGGATCTGTGGtccgaggattatcctcattgctgcacagaagaattatgtccttgatgcaccg from Triticum urartu cultivar G1812 chromosome 3, Tu2.1, whole genome shotgun sequence encodes:
- the LOC125546246 gene encoding uncharacterized protein LOC125546246, whose translation is MDAAAAAGGHRWTEEVDDLVDAGDVDGAISLLESVVSSLSTAAPSPPPGADLRLATALGDLAGLHASRGNTLQADAIRSRAIVLRLRAEKEAPQPQSLGDHATAENSASPEAATGSKDSKASASIDGKDEDEDDDWEAIADRGDETPVRPLVQEARVTTPCSSSEKSSTSSSGTKRRGRGSFLYDKSVLYSDQCGSERDLDDKGSDPAHGGSKDHADEKDNKDAAKRFGTRHALVLYDFAPSTRTTDLERIFEKFGDHGVAIRWVNDSVALAVFRTPSSAKEAQACVPPRYKVRSLKDNDDLLAKIDGTDLEPPTPRPKTSARTAQRLIAHGMGLKQFTTIDAGERKEQEEARRSRITARQAARDDAWGED